The DNA region GGGAATAACGCCCATGTTTTGTTCCCATTCTCTTTCATATCACATTTTCTTTACCTTACATGGGTGAAGATATTGCTCTTGtctcttcttcttttcccatcCCCTTACCcctttcttattatttttcctgtggATTGCTCCTCTTCCCAGCAAGGGCTGCATGAAAAACATCATGACATGCTCCTAGGCACTAACTCCATCCTTGCTGTTCCTCCTTCAcccctccagggcagcagttGGATGGGCTCTTTCCTTACCTGACCAGCACAGCTGTCCCGTTGTCCTCAGCATCCACATATATTTTCTCCCAGGCACCACGAGCACTTTGCACCTCTGCTTCAGAAAGTGACATGGTGGAGGAGATGCTGGCAACAGAgggtgcagcaggagggagaaggaCAGGGAGGTCCTGCTGGGTCCTTCTGCTCCAGTTCTCCCCTCAGGGCTCTCTAAATATTGCCCTGGGGATTTAAGAGATCTTGAAGGGTCTCTTTGTCTCTGTTACCCTCAGTAACATTTCTGCAGGTTTTAGAGCTACCTAATCACTTTTAATCAGGAAAGAAACCAACCACATGAGGAAGAGGACTAGCCCTGTAGTCATAGGTCAGGTGCCAAAGCAAAGGTCTCACAGTCtgaggagagaagggaaaaaaggcagttttCAGTGGAGGCAAAAAAGATAAATTCtcttcccctctctcccctGCCAAAGCCAGTGCTTGGCTCCTTTTCCTGAAGGTGATCCTTGCCTGAGCACtaattttcctggttttctcccaggagtgctgctgtgctgagggcacTTTGGTGCCCTGCCATCCCCTCTCCCTGGCACTCTTTGGTCTTTCAGTCAAAGATCCTGTTTCTAGTCCAGCAACTCTCTCCAGTCCTGCCTTCATGCCACGGTCTCTGCTTTCCCCACAGCTCTCTGGTTTTTCAGGGGCtcaccccacagctgctcccagccttggTCCCATGAGGGTGGGAGGCTTCACCAGCCCAAAATGTCACCGTTGCAGGGATGGTGATGGCAGCGTGGCTCAGCATCCATTGGCCATAGTGCCCTGCAAAGCCACTTTCCTTTAGCACTGCAGGTAAAgggtgcagcacagccaggccaggagcagaGGCATTTCACTTTCCTAACCCTCTTGGCTGGCAGCTGGGATCTCTGTCCTGTCTCTGAGCTCTGACTGcctgggagagagagaaggggtgGAAGAAGGGCCAGAGTGGAGCTGCAGACAGCATCTCTGGATTTGTTACAGTCACAGTCACTTGGAACTGGAGGGAAAAAGTTTTCACGGATTATCCATGCAATGCCTGGGCTTAACCTCTGGCAGGAATGTTCTGGTTAACTACAGGGCACGCACACAAAATAAGGGCTAAGGGGCTTGAGAAACTGCTGCTGGATGCTGAGGGGAGACAAAACCTCATATTGTTTGGGATGGTTTAGAGGAGGGAAGGAACAGGTGTGAGGGGAAAATATGCAGCATGTCAAGAAAAACCAGCCTGATACCCCAGGGCAGAAGGAAAGTGCTGGATGCAAACTCATAGAGACGGACTGGTCTTGGTGAGGTTgtgtcccactgctgctgcggGAAGCCTCAAATGACCTCACTGAAATCTGTCCCCTCTtgcctctctctccctttttacCACACAGCAAACAAAGAGCAGTCTGGTAGAAAGCTGCAAAGCATCTGTGGGTGCCCCATACCTGGAAGAGTTCCAGACTAGGCTAGAGGGGACTTTGAGCTacttggtctagtggaaggtgtccctgcccatggcaggggggttggaactggatgatctttaaagtcccttccaatccaaaatATTCTGCCCTAGTagccttctcctctgcttttccccattCTCCTCTGGGACACTGCAGTATGAACATGCTCCATCCCTTGATATCAGACATCCTGTCATGGACCAAAAATACCTATTTTGAGTTGAGAAATTTCAATCCAATTGCTTTATTGCCAAGTAATAAAAACAGCCAACCAACACTTAGATGCCTCACTTCCCCCTGTCCTGTTTCCCCACCCCACGCTGCAGGTTACAACCAGACCTTTTGGTGAGGCTATGGATGGTGCAAGAGCTGGGCTTGGTGTGTGGGAGTCCCTTGCTCTTGCTGCTCCTTGTGTCCTactcacctgctccagcatgggctcttCCACTGGTCATCATCCTGTTGGATACTGTACTTGCCCTGAACTTGTCTCTCCCTCTTCAGTGTTCCCTGCCCTTTCTTAAACACATTTCCATGAAGGCACACTTATCTTACTTGGTGGGCCCAGTTCTGGGGCCAGTGTGACAATTTTGTCTGTGACCAAACCAGatgtcagcagcacagggcaatCCCTGACCAGACAAAGCAATGACATCTTCCCTCAAGCACATCACCATGCTGTCTCTGTGACATGCTTTTCTATTCTTCCATCCTCTGGTGTTACTTTTACTGGTTTGTAAAATTATCTTCTATTTTCCCCTTGCATGATTTGCCAAGTCCTTGTAAAATGAACACAATAATCCCTCACAAAGTTTTGACACCTCTAACAGGGCTATATACATTTATGCAACATCTCAGCAATCTCTAGCCATTGAAACAAAAAAGCTTCAGAAACCCATTTATTTTGGCCTGGAAATGGAAAAGCTATGGAAAATGTGCTGTTTAATCATGAAGTCATTGCTGATACCTCCCCACATGTGAGCAAAAGGATGAGTGcttggtttatttctttttcctctcctgtggtttgttttgtttattacGCCAAAGGAAGTGAATCCTCTCAAGTATAATTTCTATTGCATGAAGAGACATATTTTCTAATAGGGGAGAAGCTCCTCTGGATGTTATCCCTAGAGAAAGGAATCCTTGTGTGCAAGAGCAAATCAACACATTGAGTCGAGACATGATTTTTTTACAAATCTGAAGAACAGGGTGCCAGCccaggccttttccaaccttttTGGAAACAAGCAGAGTCCTTTTTACAAAAAGGTAACCAAAAACAATTCATATAGAAACAGGAGATTGGTCACTCATGCTTGTGTAACAAAATTGTTGAAGTGCATGTGCTGATCTCAGTCCAGTTTATTATCCCACCATTTCCACACACCAATTCCCTTGGGAATGTGTTCTTTAGCATTATAATTATCTAAGGTAACTTGAGTTGTCTTTACATTCTATCACCTGTTGCTAagttataatttaattttattttgttaaaccTCTGTTGCAGTTTCTGCTTGAATCTATTTGAACCATTACTTGTCAAGGACATAAGAATTTATAGCATTCTGTTCCTAGGGTCTCTTCATGGTTCCATTGCTCCAGCACCCCACTGTCATGGTTTCAAGGCTAACTTATAGTTACTGAGAACTTTTTGTGAATCTTTCATTTCCTCTGACATCAAGCAAGCAGAGCGAGCCAGATGGCGCTGGGAAATCTGGAGTAGAAATCACAGCCATGGCGTTTGGGCTGTGACAAAGCTGTTCctctctctgtccccagcaggggGAAAAGAGGATGTGCCTCCCACTTCGCTGCCAGGAAGTACTGTCAGTACTGCAGAGGGGGGGTTGCTTTCTCTCAGTTTCCAAGAAATCACGTGCTTTAGGCAGAAAGCAGCTGGCAAGACCCAGCCACAGAAATGGGTGGCACCGTCTACTCACCCAGCTATTTAGGATCCAGCAGCCGTCACACCTCTGGAGCTCATTGATGTCCTGGTTACAGGCACTGCAAACCTCAGAGTCTTTTCTTATCCTTGAAACTTGGgcatctgtgattctgtgatttttagcATAAACACCCTATTTGTTGTTCAGCGGGGTTGATCCCCAGCTCAGCAGACACACCTGTTTCAGAGGATGGCTGCCAGGGGCAGAAGtaactcttttcccaactcccATGGTGGTGTGAGGCTGAGGGTGGAGCCCCTCACATTGCCAGGTTTCAGGGATGCTTAGCCCAAGACCCTGCCACAGTGCTGCTTTCACAGAAAGGACAAACACCTGCATCTGCTCATGCTCAGTGTCTGAGGTTATCAACATAATCAGCTtgtcaaaacaaacaaaactagGAGCTGCAGTCATAACTGTTGGTGTCAATGTCTGAATCCCAAAGCCCACCTAGCACATGGGTGGGAAAAGCTTTCCccactgccactgtcccagaCCATACTTCTCTTCCCATTCCAGGGTCTTGGTGATCTCGGGTGGAGCCGTGTTGGGCTTTCCACTGGTGAAAATACCAAATGCAAAGAGTAACAAAAAGCAGGATTACTCAGCTTCTTGGGACCTAGCCCCCAGAACAGCCCTTATGAAGTGTTCTGAGTGGTACCACCTGACCTGGTAGAAATGCACACAGGTGTCTgttgtgaatatttttattgcacgcttaaacattttaaatttaacatttaaaatttcaaaatcatTTCACTTTTATATATCATACGGCGTAGCATATATGTAGGTTAGTCCTCTGAGTGCTGCTCTCACGATTAACACCATTCAGTACATGGCCAGCAGTGACTCTAACGTGATCATTCAACTAATAAGGATGACAGGGCTGAGTTTTCTTGCACTGTATCCAGCAAACCAAGAATTGGCATTGGTGGAGGCTGGTGTTCAGCAGAGAAACTACATCCTCGGTAAAGGGGAAGAAAGCCAACTCCACAAACCCCAGCCTACTGGAATAAGATCCCATTACCAGATGGAACATCCCTGGGCTCGTCCGACCCTTGCTGCTggaccaaaggcagcagctgtggtatttcacctcagagacacctttggctggctggatgttgcagctgggcacttgGCACAAGTCCAGGCTTGCAAGGACTCAATGTTACCACTGGTGGAAGGGCTTTAGGCgaggtgaagaggaaaaggagacggATTCTGCCGCAGGGTTTAatccagagttttattccagGGTCACAGACATCTGAATCTTGTAACAGCTGCAGCAGAATCCCGACCGCATGGTCTCAGTGTCCTTTTAAGCCTGGGgaaagggggaggggaaggggtaggtgagccaccaaccaggtgggagtGGGGGAAGACTCAGGGGACAATGacacctagacaggccaatgaccccagggctgaggggcatcttttgaactgCACCAACCAGACCACgcccttgctggaatgttaagatTGACTGACAGCACTTAGCAAGGGGGGAagtgggaggggaagggagaaggtattgccacacctgggaaACGGCTGGGATAGCTAAAACAGGAAATGGCATCACACTGCAACACCAGCCCACCCCAAACCATCAGTGTGCTATCAGCATCATTCTGGACCCAAACCACACACCAACATCAGGGTTGCTATGAAGAAAGTTCACTGCAcctcagccagacacagcacGCTCCAGGACTGCATCCTTTTTGTGGACAAATTTAGGCTCATGAAGCCTCCACAGTGCTCAACTTGTGCacaggtgctgcaggcaggaggaaaGAGATCAGCTTTAACAGATATAGAAAATATCATGCTCAAATCAGAGATTCAGAGTACCAGGGCTGCACAGAAGCATCAGGCAGCAGCATGTGCACTATTCATATCTGTAATGTTACAACTGACATTTATATCTGCTCAATTGATGAGATTGAACCACCCAATCATTTAATGGAAACAGGACTCCCACGGGTTTTGGACACAAGCCCCTAGACTGGTTCACTCAACTCCTTTGTCTGGGACACTGGAGCTTTAATTACATAGAGTTTATATAAATCATAttctgaagaaaacagaaatccaCTAAATATCACCCCCAGCAGAATTAAACCTGGACTCTGAtgtcagagaaagagaaaatgtagCTGCAAGAAGACATCAGGCTAAAATAAACATCTATGGGCTGCTTTATGTGGAAGTTAGACACCAGTCCAGAGGCTTTCCATCAAACACAGGTAGGTCACAGATGACTGTATTGATGGTATGGACTATTGTGTTCAGAGACACAAGCTAAAAGGGCATGAGATAAACCAGCAGGAAAACCTGCTGTCAGAtacagaggaagagaaaataaagtgttGGACTGAAAGGGTAAGGAATGGAAGGAGGAATGTGAGGAATGGAAGGAACCAGAGAATCAGACTAGTAGTTTTACTGCATAAAAAGAAAGTTGAATGATGAACTTACTGGTCCAGTTGTCTCCTCTATGGTAAAAGTCATAGAATTGTCAGAATCATAATGGTTGGAAAAGGCATCTAAGATCTGTTCAATATGATGAGTAATTATAAGATAAAAAATCTATTATAACTGTCCGACTTTCTTGGGAAGTAACATCAGTACATGTGGCTTTAAATTCAGTGAGCCCAAACTGAATCTCAATTTTCAGCCTGCGCTTTAACCCCAGCCATGTGGCTGGTGATGGCACTACACAGGAGCCAAGCAGTTCCATCCCTTCCTCATCCACATACTGAGCATTCTGTTTTTTTGTACAATAGAAAGCAAAGGTTACCCCTGTTTGATCTGGTTCAATTGGAAAGAAATCATAGTGCGCAGCTTCGTCTATGTCCACTGACTCCCCAATTTCCACCAGTTTATAGAAGAGATCTGTGCAATAAATAAAGTCACCAGCTTTCGAGACCTTCCGTTTACGGGCATCATGGATAGCCTCATCAAATTTCTTACCTACTCTTAAGCCATATGTCCTACAGCTGATTCTTGAGGTAATGATGTGTGGATTAACTCCAAATAAAACAGCCCCTTTTGCAATGGCTGCCtgggcctccatgggacaaagGATATGATACTTGCTGCTAAAGGCCTGCCTCACTGCATCTCGCAGGATAATGCTGCATGCAAAGCCTCCCACAAGTAAAATGTACTGGACTTTGTCCATCTCAGGTCTGCAAAGAATTTCCCTCAAAGCAAAAATTATATTGTTGATACTGTAGTCAAACAAGCTCTTCATTTTCTCATATGTAATCATGATTGTCCCATCAcaccacacagctcctgctgcatttttaaagaattgGGAAATGTCCTTCTTGAACTCTGCCACTCTGGTCAGGTTGTAGTAGCAGCGTATGTAGACTGCCTCCCTACTAGCAGAGCATTTCTGTAAGCTGAAGTTGTACATCATATTTTGTAATTCAGTAGGGTACTTCTTCACATATTCATCCCATACACCATCATTGAATATTTCCTTGAGGAAATTGGTGAAGTTTTCATCCACTCTGTTGCCTCCCCATCCACCTCCACTTGCCTTATGTAGCTCCTTTAGGGAATGGTTTTCTTGGATCTCGTGTACTGTGATGTCTATGGTGCCACCTACatgtgcaaacacacacacagagacagagacTCAAATTAATGGTGCTGTTTGCTTTAAAGTGCATGAGTTTCCACGGAATTCAGTCTTATCTTCTGAATTCCCTATTCATAGATGtgcttttctcctgctttctttcctcatCCTTGCCCTTCTGCTATTGCCTGTGCTTCTCTAGATTTCTTAAATTTCTGCACTTTTGTTTAAAAGCCTGGTCTCACGACAGTTATTTCTGGTCTACAGTTATTTCTGATAAGAGCTGAATGCTCCAGCTTGCTCACTGAACAAGCCAATCTCCTGTCTGATCACAAAGCGAGCCTGGCCTCCTCACATAGGTGGTTGACTCTTGAGCAGTGGTGAGAAGACTCTCAGGAACTTGTGGTCCTCTTGATGCCTTTTCGGTATTTGTTCACAAGCACCGGACTGCTCTTGGCAGAAAATTCTCATCACACCAAAAAACCTCAGGAATCTAGAGAAATTACTGCAAAGTGCTTCATCAAATATTCTTAATGATTTACTCTCCAGTGCCTGCTAGCTCTTCTCTTTGGTCACTTGACTGGGCACTAACTACAGTTGCTTCtggagaggaggctgtgagctTAGGCTACACAAGAGCCGGTGGCTGATGCTGGGACACCGTGCTGGCTGATCTGCTGCGAGGGCAGGGCCTCGTGTTTGACTGTCTGGCCAGTGCTCTTCAGTGTGAGACACAACCCTGTTCTTCCCTCCTATTCTTCTCCTTGCTCACAGGATCTCATTAGGTgagaaataacatttaaaacTTATGACAAGCACAGCAGTGGAGTCCAAGCTCTGGGACCTTCACCTATTGTGAAATAGCCATGCATCACACCCAGCAAAGATGGTACCTGTTGAACAGGGAAAATTTTACCTCCACAGTCAACAACAATATACTGGATCCCAGGGGAGTCTTCAAACTTCTTCTTGTCACTGCTGTCTGCCATAAACCCTTCATGTGGAAGCTGCTTGCACCACAGCGATGCAGCTTCTGGCTCCAAGGCAATGATCAGGTTCCTAGAGAGCATATCAGAGATAATTCCTGCCTAAAATCACAAAAGAGAGGAGTCAGGTCAAGGAAAGGGGGTGAGATTACTGCTGCATGAACACCACCTGCAAGGGAGCCTGTTCTCACCCTAGCAGTTCATGCAAGGGTGGTGGCTCTTGCACTGCTGATCTCTGTGGGGCTCACTTCTACTCGGTGGTGGGGAGAGAGGGCAAAGCTGTTGTACTGCCATTTGGGGACATCCTCTCCCTCACCACCCTCAATGTGAAAGATTTCTCGGCACAATGGGCTGGAATTTGAAATACAGGTTGCTTACATATTGAGGAGCTCCTATGGTTCAATTGGGCAAAGGAAGCTCCAAAGGTAATTTGAGGAAATGGGGTAACCCCTGCTTTTACCTCTTTTGCTGCCAGTCTCATGAACTGCTTGGCAGCAGCGCTCCATATGGCCGGGACAGTAATGACCCAGGTGAACTCCTCCTGGTCGTAGACAGTTTGGGAAGAGGCCTCCTTGATGGTGTTCAAAGCATGTTCCTTCATGAAGCGCAGGCTTTCGGAAAAGACTGTCAAGGCAGGAAGGAACTTTCCATTGGTGGCTTTCAGCTTCATGCCAGCTGTGATATTCTACCAAAAAAAAGGCCCAGGGTCATATGGTGCAGTGTCGGTATGGGACCTGTCCCCTTCACACCAACACTGCACTACCTAAGTCACCCAGACACCCCTGTCTCCAAACCAAACTCCCAGCACTGGCTTCACTACTGTGGCTGAGTCCAAGTGGCACAGGTCAGCTACCAAACTGCTTACCCACCACTCCTGTGATTCAGAAGGCAAAATGTCAATGTGGTTGTTAATTCAGCTGTTTCTCCTAGGCCAAATTTTGTAAAGACGCTGTGGATCCTATATCTATAGGATATCCTGAAGAGCCAGCTGGGAGTAATTCTGTAATGAAATTTTTCTTCACCATTTGCTCCTCAGATGCAGAGAAATAGTTCTGAACTAAAacctccctccagcccctgctgaaAGTGAATGAGAACCAACCTTGTGACAAACCACATCATTCCCAGCTGTCCTGGGGAGGAAAATCTTCAAAGAGGCCTCCCATCCACCAAAGAGAGGACCTGAGGCTTTTGCTGGGACTGGCCTTGTGCTCTGGCTTATTCTATGCTTGAGAGGCCCTGTGGG from Ammospiza nelsoni isolate bAmmNel1 chromosome 5, bAmmNel1.pri, whole genome shotgun sequence includes:
- the LOC132073996 gene encoding heat shock 70 kDa protein 12A-like, coding for MASQSVFVVAIDFGTSYSGYCFSLASGTDQIRQVYWGAEHGLKTPKTPTSILFNQKQEFKYFGYDAVMKYKSLPSSQADSWYFFQNFKMQLYNTNITAGMKLKATNGKFLPALTVFSESLRFMKEHALNTIKEASSQTVYDQEEFTWVITVPAIWSAAAKQFMRLAAKEAGIISDMLSRNLIIALEPEAASLWCKQLPHEGFMADSSDKKKFEDSPGIQYIVVDCGGGTIDITVHEIQENHSLKELHKASGGGWGGNRVDENFTNFLKEIFNDGVWDEYVKKYPTELQNMMYNFSLQKCSASREAVYIRCYYNLTRVAEFKKDISQFFKNAAGAVWCDGTIMITYEKMKSLFDYSINNIIFALREILCRPEMDKVQYILLVGGFACSIILRDAVRQAFSSKYHILCPMEAQAAIAKGAVLFGVNPHIITSRISCRTYGLRVGKKFDEAIHDARKRKVSKAGDFIYCTDLFYKLVEIGESVDIDEAAHYDFFPIEPDQTGVTFAFYCTKKQNAQYVDEEGMELLGSCVVPSPATWLGLKRRLKIEIQFGLTEFKATCTDVTSQESRTVIIDFLSYNYSSY